The Plasmodium cynomolgi strain B DNA, scaffold: 0507, whole genome shotgun sequence genomic interval AGGAAATAGAATCAGGAGTTTCTGTAATACTTATTTGGAGATGATGTGTATgtgctattttttgtgcttgAATTTGTGATGTGCTcgttcattttctttttttagtATATCTTGGTAACATATAAACTCAGGTAACAACATTTCTGGATTGTACTTTTTACattcctcaaaaaaatttggacatTCAACATTATAAAAGATAGAACATCATTCATAAAACAGTTATAgagcctttttttgtacataacatatttataataatcattGCGTCctgtattaaaaaatttagcggTTGATATAATTCCATCAATATCGACGTagtattcatataattcttttctttgtttccAATCTGTGTaactaaaaagaaatatatcaGTTTTACATTTCTTATATTATTATCTACTATTTCTATCATCAACACGTTcattccatattttttctagtACATTACAAGCATTATCTAATTCTGACCTTTTCTTAGGATAATAAAGAACACTTAAGGTACTATATgccaaataatttaaaagtatACAGATACTGAACTTGTTTCTTTCATTATctgatatattattattatttaaataatttaaaatagttgAACAAACACATCTTACATGTCTATTATGCTTCGGATTTTGAGGTGTACGACATTCTCATCGTAATCAATGCGTTTAATgccattttctaatttatcataaaatttccttgaatttaattttttttaacttgaaAAAGATACTAtctaaatataatgaaaaatgttaaatGGGTTAAATATTTGCACCAAGga includes:
- a CDS encoding hypothetical protein (putative) codes for the protein HNRHVRCVCSTILNYLNNNNISDNERNKFSICILLNYLAYSTLSVLYYPKKRSELDNACNVLEKIWNERVDDRNNWKQRKELYEYYVDIDGIISTAKFFNTGRNDYYKYVMYKKRLYNCFMNDVLSFIMLNVQIFLRNVKSTIQKCCYLSLYVTKIY